One Triticum dicoccoides isolate Atlit2015 ecotype Zavitan chromosome 4B, WEW_v2.0, whole genome shotgun sequence genomic window carries:
- the LOC119295101 gene encoding subtilisin-like protease SBT1.7 produces MLMRLLLLVALAVAAAAAAAETEQRATYIVHMAKSAMPAEYADHGEWYGASLRSVSTGRAAAAKMLYSYDTVLHGFSARLTEQEASDMAGMDGVLAVNPETRYELHTTRTPEFLGLAGSEGLFPQSGTGGDVVVGVLDTGVWPESKSYDDAGLGEVPSSWKGTCMAGTDFNSSACNRKLIGARFFNRGYEAAMGPMDTSRESRSPRDDDGHGTHTSSTAAGAAVADADLFGFASGTARGMAPKARVAVYKVCWLGGCFSSDILAGMDAAVADGCGVLSLSLGGGSADYARDSVAIGAFAAMEQNVLVSCSAGNAGPGSATLSNVAPWITTVGAGTLDRDFPAYVQLGNGKNYTGVSLYAGKAPPSTPTPLIYAGNASNSTSGNLCMPGTLSPEKVQGKIVVCDRGISARVQKGFVVRDAGGAGMVLANTAANGQELVADAHLLPAAGVGEKEGTAIKSYIASESKPTATIVVAGTQVDVRPSPLVAAFSSRGPNMITPEILKPDIIGPGVNILAAWTGKAGPTGLAADTRRVNFNIISGTSMSCPHVSGLAALLRSAHPEWSPAAVRSALMTTAYSTYTGGAGSPILDAATGAAATPFDYGAGHVDPTRAVEPGLVYDLGTSDYVDFLCALKYTPNMIAALARSKSYGCAANKTYAVANLNYPSFSVAYSTANGEAGDSGATTVTHTRTLTNVGAAGTYKVDASVSMSGVTVDVKPAKLEFTAAGEKKSYTVTFTAAKSQPSGTAGFGRLVWSDGKHTVASPIAITWT; encoded by the coding sequence ATGCTGATgaggctgctgctgctggtggcccttgccgtggcggcggcggcggccgccgcggaGACGGAGCAGCGCGCCACGTACATAGTTCACATGGCTAAGTCCGCGATGCCCGCCGAGTACGCCGACCACGGCGAGTGGTACGGCGCCTCCCTCCGCTCGGTGTCCACCGGTCGCGCCGCCGCTGCCAAGATGCTGTACTCCTACGACACCGTCCTGCATGGCTTCTCGGCGCGGCTCACGGAGCAGGAGGCCAGCGACATGGCGGGCATGGACGGCGTCCTGGCCGTGAACCCCGAGACGCGGTACGAGCTGCACACCACGCGGACGCCTGAGTTCTTGGGGCTCGCCGGGAGCGAAGGCCTGTTCCCGCAGTCTGGCACGGGCGGCGACGTCGTCGTCGGGGTGCTCGACACAGGCGTCTGGCCTGAGAGCAAGAGCTACGACGACGCGGGCCTCGGCGAGGTGCCGTCGTCGTGGAAGGGCACGTGCATGGCTGGAACTGACTTCAACTCCTCGGCCTGCAACCGGAAGCTCATCGGCGCGCGGTTCTTTAACCGGGGCTACGAGGCGGCGATGGGGCCCATGGACACGAGCAGGGAGTCGCGCTCCCCGCGCGACGACGACGGGCACGGGACGCACACGTCGTCCACCGCGGCCGGCGCAGCTGTCGCCGACGCCGACCTGTTCGGGTTTGCGTCTGGCACGGCGCGCGGCATGGCGCCCAAGGCGCGCGTGGCCGTGTACAAGGTGTGCTGGCTCGGCGGCTGCTTCAGCTCGGACATCCTCGCCGGTATggacgccgccgtcgccgacggCTGCGGCGTGCTCTCGCTCTCGCTCGGCGGTGGCTCCGCCGACTACGCGCGCGACAGCGTCGCCATCGGCGCCTTCGCCGCGATGGAGCAGAACGTCCTGGTGTCCTGCTCGGCCGGGAACGCCGGGCCCGGGAGCGCCACACTCTCCAACGTGGCGCCTTGGATCACCACCGTGGGCGCGGGCACCCTCGACCGCGACTTCCCGGCGTACGTTCAACTCGGGAACGGCAAGAACTACACCGGCGTGTCCCTCTATGCTGGGAAGGCCCCGCCGTCGACCCCGACCCCCCTCATCTACGCGGGCAACGCCTCCAACTCCACCAGCGGAAATCTCTGCATGCCTGGGACCCTCTCGCCGGAGAAGGTGCAAGGAAAGATCGTGGTCTGCGACCGCGGCATCAGCGCGCGCGTCCAGAAAGGCTTCGTAGTGCGCGACGCTGGAGGTGCCGGCATGGTGCTCGCCAACACCGCAGCCAATGGGCAGGAGCTCGTCGCCGATGCCCACCTCCTGCCCGCGGCCGGCGTGGGTGAAAAAGAAGGTACCGCTATAAAGTCTTACATAGCATCCGAGTCCAAGCCGACGGCAACGATTGTGGTCGCCGGGACACAGGTGGACGTGCGCCCGTCGCCGTTGGTGGCCGCGTTCTCGTCGCGCGGGCCAAACATGATCACGCCGGAGATCCTGAAGCCGGACATCATCGGGCCGGGGGTGAACATCCTGGCGGCGTGGACCGGCAAGGCGGGGCCGACGGGTCTCGCCGCTGACACGCGCCGCGTCAACTTCAACATCATCTCCGGCACGTCCATGTCGTGCCCGCACGTGAGCGGCCTCGCGGCGCTGCTCAGGAGCGCGCACCCGGAGTGGAGCCCCGCCGCCGTGCGCTCGGCTCTCATGACGACCGCCTACTCCACGTACACCGGCGGCGCCGGGTCGCCCATCCTCGACGCGGCGACCGGCGCGGCCGCCACGCCGTTCGACTACGGCGCCGGGCACGTGGACCCGACCCGCGCGGTGGAGCCAGGGCTGGTGTACGACCTCGGCACCAGCGACTACGTGGACTTCCTGTGCGCGCTCAAGTATACGCCAAACATGATCGCCGCGCTGGCGCGGAGCAAGAGCTACGGGTGCGCCGCGAACAAGACCTACGCCGTCGCCAACCTCAACTACCCGTCCTTCTCCGTGGCCTACTCCACGgcgaacggcgaggccggggactcCGGCGCCACCACGGTGACGCACACGCGCACGCTCACCAACGTGGGCGCGGCGGGCACGTACAAGGTGGACGCCTCGGTGtccatgtccggcgtgacggtcgaCGTGAAGCCGGCCAAGCTGGAGTTCACGGCGGCCGGCGAGAAGAAGAGCTACACGGTGACCTTCACGGCGGCCAAGTCGCAGCCGTCGGGCACCGCCGGCTTCGGCCGGCTCGTGTGGTCGGACGGTAAGCACACCGTGGCGAGTCCGATAGCGATAACCTGGACATGA